A genomic window from Microbacterium sp. ET2 includes:
- the tatC gene encoding twin-arginine translocase subunit TatC: MSLGAHILELRKRLMIAVLALIVGMVVAFFITDPVIRLITLPIQQVAEVKGEQAAVELMFTTVTSAFDLRLRMSFAIGLLLSAPIWLWQIWAFIMPGLTRKEVRYTIGFVAAAVPLFFAGAYVGLLIMPHIVELMSTFVPEGAASFFDATYYYDFVFKLLIVVGISFVLPVFLVALNIAGVMSGRAILKGWRVAVLVATIFAALATPAADVVSMLMLAGILVVLFFAAAGLSLLFDRRRSRRDAALLPPGAS; the protein is encoded by the coding sequence ATGTCGCTGGGAGCGCACATCCTGGAGCTGCGCAAGCGACTGATGATCGCCGTCCTGGCGCTCATCGTCGGGATGGTGGTGGCTTTCTTCATCACCGACCCGGTGATCAGACTCATCACCCTGCCGATCCAGCAGGTGGCCGAAGTCAAGGGCGAACAGGCGGCCGTCGAGCTGATGTTCACCACGGTCACGTCGGCCTTCGATCTGCGCCTGCGGATGTCCTTCGCGATCGGCCTTCTTCTTTCGGCGCCGATCTGGCTGTGGCAGATCTGGGCGTTCATCATGCCCGGGCTCACCCGCAAAGAGGTTCGCTACACCATCGGCTTCGTCGCCGCGGCGGTCCCCCTGTTCTTCGCCGGGGCGTACGTGGGCCTGCTGATCATGCCGCACATCGTCGAGCTGATGTCGACCTTCGTCCCCGAGGGCGCCGCGTCGTTCTTCGACGCGACCTACTACTACGACTTCGTCTTCAAGCTGCTCATCGTCGTCGGGATCTCCTTCGTCCTCCCGGTCTTCCTCGTCGCCCTCAACATCGCCGGGGTCATGAGCGGCCGCGCGATCCTCAAAGGCTGGCGGGTGGCGGTCCTCGTGGCGACGATCTTCGCCGCTCTCGCCACCCCCGCGGCCGACGTGGTGAGCATGCTCATGCTGGCCGGCATCCTCGTCGTCCTCTTCTTCGCCGCGGCGGGGCTGTCGCTGCTGTTCGACCGCCGTCGGTCGCGCCGAGACGCCGCTCTGCTGCCGCCCGGGGCGAGCTGA